One window of the Acidimicrobiales bacterium genome contains the following:
- a CDS encoding 4Fe-4S dicluster-binding protein — MPSVSGRVERLESRQRHPKWQHLPFRIEMSECINCDTCIRHCPPQFGAIFNHGIDVIIVPELCSGCGKCLDPCPVDCIYEDPDWQPAPEDWWAEQRRDDPYR; from the coding sequence AGGTCGTGTCGAGCGGCTGGAGTCGCGCCAGCGCCATCCGAAGTGGCAGCATCTCCCCTTCCGGATCGAGATGTCGGAGTGCATCAACTGCGACACCTGCATCCGTCACTGTCCGCCCCAGTTCGGTGCCATCTTCAACCACGGGATAGACGTGATCATCGTCCCCGAGCTGTGCTCCGGCTGTGGGAAGTGCCTCGACCCCTGCCCGGTCGACTGCATCTACGAGGACCCTGACTGGCAGCCCGCGCCGGAGGACTGGTGGGCTGAGCAGCGTCGGGACGACCCGTACCGATGA